A region of Carassius auratus strain Wakin chromosome 41, ASM336829v1, whole genome shotgun sequence DNA encodes the following proteins:
- the LOC113060218 gene encoding phospholipid-transporting ATPase ID-like isoform X2, which yields MFRKRPPPEEERRLRANDREYNEKFQYASNCIMTSKYNIITFLPVNLFEQFQEVANTYFLFLLILQLIPQISSLSWFTTIVPLVLVLSITAVKDATDDYFRHKSDNQVNNRQSQVLIGGILQKEKWMNVRVGDIIKLENNQFVAADLLLLSSSEPHSLCYIETAELDGETNMKVRQSLSVTSELGDPNNLAQFDGEVVCEPPNNKLDRFCGTLYWKDCKYPLSNQNMLLRGCVLRNTESCYGLVIFAGPDTKLMQNSGRTKFKRTSIDRLMNTLVLWIFGFLVCMGVILAIGNAVWEKEVGALFQSFLPWDPPVDNFLFSAFLSFWSYVIILNTVVPISLYVSVEVIRLGHSYFINWDRRMFCSRSNTAAEARTTTLNEELGQVEYIFSDKTGTLTQNIMTFNKCSINGRAYGEVMDILGAQKKRVQPLDFSAWNPLADRDFCFYDQSLLEAVMVGEPAVHEFFRVLSLCHTVMSEEKKEGVLVYKAQSPDEGALVTAARNFGFVFRSRTPGTVTTQELGKAVTYTLLAILDFNNIRKRMSVIVRNPAGRIRLYCKGADTVLFERLHSCSHELMNITSDHLNEYAADGLRTLAVAYRDLSEEQWEAWAERFNGADKATDCRDDRLSAAYEEIEQDMMLLGATAVEDKLQDGVPETIAVLSLANIKVWVLTGDKQETAVNIGYSCKMLTDDMTEIFIVNGHTVQSVREELRKSRERMLESARTRDGGKEVEAQGWGGACAFGNGCGAGGASNWVSNESKCSPPQAPPSSFLESISGEFALIISGHSLAHALEADMEREFLETACACRAVICCRVTPLQKALVVELVKRHKKAVTLAIGDGANDVSMIKTAHIGVGISGQEGIQAVLASDYSFSQFRFLQRLLLVHGRWSYLRMCRFLCYFFYKNFAFTMVHFWFGFFCGFSAQTVYDQYFITLYNIVYTSLPVLAMGLFDQDVPEQRSLEYPKLYEPGQLNLLFNKREFFICIAQGIYTSVVLFFIPYGVLSHATQSNGVPLADYQTFAVTTATALVIVVSVQIALDTGYWTAINHFFIWGSLGTYFTILFAMHSSILFNIFPKQFHFLGSAHNTLGQPVVWLTIALATVICIAPVLAFRFLKLDLKPQLSDTVRYTQLVLQKKQKPCGRVGRGVGGAGVASGSALGRLGRGGSRRSGYAFAHQEGFGELITSGKNMRMSSLALASFASRHSSNWIDTLRRKKHANSTGMQNTPPTGEDSAASSQAPPLSTSSSPAGKAGQACYEYVLTHSPDDIALSVIRSPEREVGEYSTGTVQEAPFVWKGTGARINGASSPGPPPIAEETSSGE from the exons ATGTTCAGAAAGAGGCCTCCCCCAG AGGAGGAAAGGAGACTCCGGGCCAACGATAGAGAGTACAATGAGAAGTTCCAGTATGCT AGCAACTGCATCATGACCTCTAAGTACAACATCATTACCTTCCTCCCAGTCAACTTGTTTGAGCAGTTCCAGGAAGTTGCCAATACCTACTTCCTGTTTCTTCTCATACTGCAG TTGATTCCACAGATCTCCTCATTATCCTGGTTCACTACCATTGTGCCTTTAGTGCTAGTGCTGAGCATCACTGCAGTCAAAGATGCCACCGATGACTAT TTTCGTCACAAAAGTGACAACCAGGTGAATAACCGTCAGTCTCAGGTCCTCATCGGTGGCAT ACTTCAGAAGGAGAAATGGATGAATGTCAGAGTGGGTGACATCATCAAACTGGAGAACAATCAGTTTGTGGCA GCTGACCTGCTCCTGTTGTCCAGCAGTGAACCACATAGCCTCTGTTACATTGAAACTGCAGAACTGGATGG CGAAACGAACATGAAGGTGCgtcagtctctgtctgtcacCTCAGAGCTGGGAGATCCTAATAACCTGGCCCAGTTTGATG gAGAAGTGGTGTGTGAGCCTCCCAACAACAAGCTTGACCGTTTCTGTGGGACTCTGTATTGGAAAGACTGTAAATACCCCCTCAGCAACCAGAACATGCTGCTTCGCGGCTGCGTACTGCGCAACACAGAGAGCTGCTATGGCCTTGTTATTTTCGcag GTCCTGACACCAAACTGATGCAGAACAGCGGACGGACCAAGTTCAAGCGGACCAGTATAGACAGACTGATGAATACACTGGTGCTGTGG ATTTTTGGGTTCCTGGTGTGTATGGGAGTGATCTTGGCCATAGGAAATGCAGTTTGGGAGAAAGAAGTGGGTGCTCTGTTCCAGAGCTTCCTTCCCTGGGACCCACCAGTGGACAACTTCTTGTTCTCGGCCTTCCTGTCTTTCTGGTCATATGTCATCATCCTCAACACAGTCGTGCCCATCTCCCTCTATGTCAG TGTGGAGGTGATTCGTCTGGGTCACAGTTATTTCATTAATTGGGACCGGCGCATGTTCTGTAGCCGTAGTAACACAGCAGCGGAGGCACGGACCACCACACTGAATGAAGAGCTGGGACAGGTGGAGTACATCTTCAGTGACAAGACAGGAACACTCACCCAGAACATCATGACCTTCAACAAGTGCTCCATCAACGGTCGCGCATACG GTGAGGTGATGGACATTCTGGGAGCTCAGAAGAAG AGGGTCCAGCCCCTGGACTTCAGTGCTTGGAACCCTTTAGCAGACCGGGACTTCTGTTTCTACGACCAGTCTCTGCTCGAGGCGGTGATGGTGGGAGAACCAGCAGTGCATGAATTCTTCCGGGTCTTGTCTCTCTGCCACACGGTCATGAGCGAGGAGAAGAAGGAGG GAGTGCTGGTGTATAAGGCTCAGTCTCCAGATGAGGGGGCGTTAGTAACAGCTGCACGTAACTTTGGCTTTGTGTTCCGCTCTCGCACACCCGGCACAGTCACCACACAAGAGCTCGGCAAAGCGGTCACATACACACTCCTCGCCATCCTGGACTTCAATAACATCCGCAAAAGAATGTCTGTCATAG tgagGAATCCAGCGGGCCGTATCCGTCTGTACTGTAAGGGCGCTGACACTGTGCTTTTCGAGAGGCTTCACTCTTGCAGCCATGAGCTAATGAATATCACTTCAGACCATCTCAAT GAGTATGCAGCTGATGGCTTACGGACGCTCGCAGTGGCCTATCGGGATCTGTCTGAGGAGCAGTGGGAGGCGTGGGCAGAGCGGTTCAACGGAGCTGATAAAGCCACAGACTGCAGAGACGACCGGCTGTCTGCAGCCTATGAGGAGATCGAACAGGACAtgatg CTGTTGGGGGCCACAGCTGTAGAAGATAAATTGCAAGACGGGGTTCCTGAGACCATTGCTGTTCTCTCACTGGCTAACATCAAGGTCTGGGTGCTTACTGGAGACAAACAGG AGACTGCAGTAAATATTGGTTATTCCTGCAAGATGCTTACAGATGACATGACAGAGATCTTCATTGTCAATGGACACACTGTCCAAAGCGTACGTGAAGAACTCAG GAAATCAAGAGAGCGTATGCTGGAGTCGGCGCGCACCAGAGATGGAGGGAAAGAAGTTGAAGCTCAGGGATGGGGTGGTGCTTGTGCCTTTGGAAATGGATGTGGAGCTGGTGGTGCTTCTAACTGGGTCTCTAATGAGAGTAAATGTTCGCCTCCTCAGGCTCCGCCCTCCTCCTTCCTGGAGTCAATCAGTGGAGAGTTCGCCCTCATCATCAGTGGACACAGCTTG GCTCATGCTTTGGAAGCGGATATGGAGCGTGAGTTTTTGGAGACGGCGTGTGCTTGTCGAGCAGTGATCTGCTGCAGAGTGACTCCTCTTCAGAAAGCTCTGGTGGTGGAACTGGTTAAACGACATAAGAAAGCTGTCACACTCGCCATCGGAGATGGAGCCAATGACGTCAGCATGATAAAGA CAGCTCATATTGGCGTGGGCATCAGCGGTCAGGAGGGCATCCAGGCTGTGCTGGCATCAGATTACTCCTTTTCCCAGTTTCGCTTCCTGCAGCGACTTCTGCTGGTGCACGGACGCTGGTCCTATCTGCGCATGTGCCGTTTTCTCTGTTACTTCTTCTACAAGAACTTTGCCTTCACTATGGTGCACTTCTGGTTCGGGTTCTTCTGTGGATTCTCCGCGCAG ACTGTCTACGACCAGTACTTCATCACTCTCTACAATATCGTATACACATCGCTGCCTGTATTGGCCATGGGCCTCTTCGATCAG GATGTTCCTGAACAGAGGAGTCTGGAGTATCCGAAGCTGTATGAGCCGGGTCAGCTGAACTTGTTATTTAACAAGCGAGAGTTCTTCATCTGCATCGCGCAGGGAATCTACACGTCCGTGGTTCTCTTCTTCATTCCGTACGGCGTTCTCTCTCACGCCACACAGAGCAATGGAGTCCCGCTGGCAGACTATCAAACCTTTGCAGTAACTACAGCAACAGCCCTCGTCATCGTTGTCAGCGTCCAA ATTGCTCTGGACACGGGTTATTGGACGGCTATAAATCACTTCTTTATATGGGGCTCTTTGGGTACATACTTCACTATCCTTTTCGCTATGCACTCCAGCATTCTGTTCAATATCTTCCCCAAGCAGTTCCATTTCCTTG GAAGTGCTCATAACACACTCGGGCAGCCAGTGGTGTGGTTAACTATTGCTCTGGCTACCGTCATCTGCATTGCTCCAGTCCTTGCTTTCCGCTTTCTCAAACTGGACCTTAAACCTCAGCTCTCAGATACC GTGCGCTACACTCAGCTTGTGCTGCAGAAAAAGCAGAAGCCTTGTGGTCGTGTGGGTCGTGGAGTGGGCGGAGCTGGAGTAGCCAGTGGCAGTGCTCTTGGTCGCTTGGGGCGAGGTGGATCTCGACGCTCCGGTTATGCGTTTGCGCATCAGGAGGGCTTCGGCGAGCTGATCACATCAGGAAAAAATATGCGCATGAGCTCGCTGGCTCTTGCCTCATTCGCCTCTCGCCACAGTAGCAATTGGATCGATACCCTTCGCAGGAAAAAACACGCAAACAGCACTGGTATGCAGAACACCCCGCCCACTGGAGAAGACAGTGCCGCCTCCTCTCAAGCCCCTCCCCTTTCCACGTCTTCCTCACCAGCAGGCAAGGCAGGACAAGCATGTTATGAATACGTCCTCACTCACAGCCCTGATGATATCGCTCTCAGTGTAATTAGGAGTCCTGAAAGAGAGGTTGGGGAATATAGTACAGGAACTGTGCAG GAAGCACCGTTTGTGTGGAAGGGAACCGGAGCTCGAATCAATGGTGCCAGCAGTCCTGGACCACCTCCTATAGCAGAAGAAACTTCCAGCGGCGAGTGA
- the LOC113060218 gene encoding phospholipid-transporting ATPase ID-like isoform X1, with product MTIPKDIPEKWFPIILPLKRKKEGLSNSTKIRKGTEEERRLRANDREYNEKFQYASNCIMTSKYNIITFLPVNLFEQFQEVANTYFLFLLILQLIPQISSLSWFTTIVPLVLVLSITAVKDATDDYFRHKSDNQVNNRQSQVLIGGILQKEKWMNVRVGDIIKLENNQFVAADLLLLSSSEPHSLCYIETAELDGETNMKVRQSLSVTSELGDPNNLAQFDGEVVCEPPNNKLDRFCGTLYWKDCKYPLSNQNMLLRGCVLRNTESCYGLVIFAGPDTKLMQNSGRTKFKRTSIDRLMNTLVLWIFGFLVCMGVILAIGNAVWEKEVGALFQSFLPWDPPVDNFLFSAFLSFWSYVIILNTVVPISLYVSVEVIRLGHSYFINWDRRMFCSRSNTAAEARTTTLNEELGQVEYIFSDKTGTLTQNIMTFNKCSINGRAYGEVMDILGAQKKRVQPLDFSAWNPLADRDFCFYDQSLLEAVMVGEPAVHEFFRVLSLCHTVMSEEKKEGVLVYKAQSPDEGALVTAARNFGFVFRSRTPGTVTTQELGKAVTYTLLAILDFNNIRKRMSVIVRNPAGRIRLYCKGADTVLFERLHSCSHELMNITSDHLNEYAADGLRTLAVAYRDLSEEQWEAWAERFNGADKATDCRDDRLSAAYEEIEQDMMLLGATAVEDKLQDGVPETIAVLSLANIKVWVLTGDKQETAVNIGYSCKMLTDDMTEIFIVNGHTVQSVREELRKSRERMLESARTRDGGKEVEAQGWGGACAFGNGCGAGGASNWVSNESKCSPPQAPPSSFLESISGEFALIISGHSLAHALEADMEREFLETACACRAVICCRVTPLQKALVVELVKRHKKAVTLAIGDGANDVSMIKTAHIGVGISGQEGIQAVLASDYSFSQFRFLQRLLLVHGRWSYLRMCRFLCYFFYKNFAFTMVHFWFGFFCGFSAQTVYDQYFITLYNIVYTSLPVLAMGLFDQDVPEQRSLEYPKLYEPGQLNLLFNKREFFICIAQGIYTSVVLFFIPYGVLSHATQSNGVPLADYQTFAVTTATALVIVVSVQIALDTGYWTAINHFFIWGSLGTYFTILFAMHSSILFNIFPKQFHFLGSAHNTLGQPVVWLTIALATVICIAPVLAFRFLKLDLKPQLSDTVRYTQLVLQKKQKPCGRVGRGVGGAGVASGSALGRLGRGGSRRSGYAFAHQEGFGELITSGKNMRMSSLALASFASRHSSNWIDTLRRKKHANSTGMQNTPPTGEDSAASSQAPPLSTSSSPAGKAGQACYEYVLTHSPDDIALSVIRSPEREVGEYSTGTVQEAPFVWKGTGARINGASSPGPPPIAEETSSGE from the exons ATGACTATCCCGAAAGACATCCCAGAGAAGTGGTTTCCAATCATTCTCCCTCTAAAAAGGAAGAAAGAGGGATTAAGCAActcaacaaaaataagaaaaggaaCAG AGGAGGAAAGGAGACTCCGGGCCAACGATAGAGAGTACAATGAGAAGTTCCAGTATGCT AGCAACTGCATCATGACCTCTAAGTACAACATCATTACCTTCCTCCCAGTCAACTTGTTTGAGCAGTTCCAGGAAGTTGCCAATACCTACTTCCTGTTTCTTCTCATACTGCAG TTGATTCCACAGATCTCCTCATTATCCTGGTTCACTACCATTGTGCCTTTAGTGCTAGTGCTGAGCATCACTGCAGTCAAAGATGCCACCGATGACTAT TTTCGTCACAAAAGTGACAACCAGGTGAATAACCGTCAGTCTCAGGTCCTCATCGGTGGCAT ACTTCAGAAGGAGAAATGGATGAATGTCAGAGTGGGTGACATCATCAAACTGGAGAACAATCAGTTTGTGGCA GCTGACCTGCTCCTGTTGTCCAGCAGTGAACCACATAGCCTCTGTTACATTGAAACTGCAGAACTGGATGG CGAAACGAACATGAAGGTGCgtcagtctctgtctgtcacCTCAGAGCTGGGAGATCCTAATAACCTGGCCCAGTTTGATG gAGAAGTGGTGTGTGAGCCTCCCAACAACAAGCTTGACCGTTTCTGTGGGACTCTGTATTGGAAAGACTGTAAATACCCCCTCAGCAACCAGAACATGCTGCTTCGCGGCTGCGTACTGCGCAACACAGAGAGCTGCTATGGCCTTGTTATTTTCGcag GTCCTGACACCAAACTGATGCAGAACAGCGGACGGACCAAGTTCAAGCGGACCAGTATAGACAGACTGATGAATACACTGGTGCTGTGG ATTTTTGGGTTCCTGGTGTGTATGGGAGTGATCTTGGCCATAGGAAATGCAGTTTGGGAGAAAGAAGTGGGTGCTCTGTTCCAGAGCTTCCTTCCCTGGGACCCACCAGTGGACAACTTCTTGTTCTCGGCCTTCCTGTCTTTCTGGTCATATGTCATCATCCTCAACACAGTCGTGCCCATCTCCCTCTATGTCAG TGTGGAGGTGATTCGTCTGGGTCACAGTTATTTCATTAATTGGGACCGGCGCATGTTCTGTAGCCGTAGTAACACAGCAGCGGAGGCACGGACCACCACACTGAATGAAGAGCTGGGACAGGTGGAGTACATCTTCAGTGACAAGACAGGAACACTCACCCAGAACATCATGACCTTCAACAAGTGCTCCATCAACGGTCGCGCATACG GTGAGGTGATGGACATTCTGGGAGCTCAGAAGAAG AGGGTCCAGCCCCTGGACTTCAGTGCTTGGAACCCTTTAGCAGACCGGGACTTCTGTTTCTACGACCAGTCTCTGCTCGAGGCGGTGATGGTGGGAGAACCAGCAGTGCATGAATTCTTCCGGGTCTTGTCTCTCTGCCACACGGTCATGAGCGAGGAGAAGAAGGAGG GAGTGCTGGTGTATAAGGCTCAGTCTCCAGATGAGGGGGCGTTAGTAACAGCTGCACGTAACTTTGGCTTTGTGTTCCGCTCTCGCACACCCGGCACAGTCACCACACAAGAGCTCGGCAAAGCGGTCACATACACACTCCTCGCCATCCTGGACTTCAATAACATCCGCAAAAGAATGTCTGTCATAG tgagGAATCCAGCGGGCCGTATCCGTCTGTACTGTAAGGGCGCTGACACTGTGCTTTTCGAGAGGCTTCACTCTTGCAGCCATGAGCTAATGAATATCACTTCAGACCATCTCAAT GAGTATGCAGCTGATGGCTTACGGACGCTCGCAGTGGCCTATCGGGATCTGTCTGAGGAGCAGTGGGAGGCGTGGGCAGAGCGGTTCAACGGAGCTGATAAAGCCACAGACTGCAGAGACGACCGGCTGTCTGCAGCCTATGAGGAGATCGAACAGGACAtgatg CTGTTGGGGGCCACAGCTGTAGAAGATAAATTGCAAGACGGGGTTCCTGAGACCATTGCTGTTCTCTCACTGGCTAACATCAAGGTCTGGGTGCTTACTGGAGACAAACAGG AGACTGCAGTAAATATTGGTTATTCCTGCAAGATGCTTACAGATGACATGACAGAGATCTTCATTGTCAATGGACACACTGTCCAAAGCGTACGTGAAGAACTCAG GAAATCAAGAGAGCGTATGCTGGAGTCGGCGCGCACCAGAGATGGAGGGAAAGAAGTTGAAGCTCAGGGATGGGGTGGTGCTTGTGCCTTTGGAAATGGATGTGGAGCTGGTGGTGCTTCTAACTGGGTCTCTAATGAGAGTAAATGTTCGCCTCCTCAGGCTCCGCCCTCCTCCTTCCTGGAGTCAATCAGTGGAGAGTTCGCCCTCATCATCAGTGGACACAGCTTG GCTCATGCTTTGGAAGCGGATATGGAGCGTGAGTTTTTGGAGACGGCGTGTGCTTGTCGAGCAGTGATCTGCTGCAGAGTGACTCCTCTTCAGAAAGCTCTGGTGGTGGAACTGGTTAAACGACATAAGAAAGCTGTCACACTCGCCATCGGAGATGGAGCCAATGACGTCAGCATGATAAAGA CAGCTCATATTGGCGTGGGCATCAGCGGTCAGGAGGGCATCCAGGCTGTGCTGGCATCAGATTACTCCTTTTCCCAGTTTCGCTTCCTGCAGCGACTTCTGCTGGTGCACGGACGCTGGTCCTATCTGCGCATGTGCCGTTTTCTCTGTTACTTCTTCTACAAGAACTTTGCCTTCACTATGGTGCACTTCTGGTTCGGGTTCTTCTGTGGATTCTCCGCGCAG ACTGTCTACGACCAGTACTTCATCACTCTCTACAATATCGTATACACATCGCTGCCTGTATTGGCCATGGGCCTCTTCGATCAG GATGTTCCTGAACAGAGGAGTCTGGAGTATCCGAAGCTGTATGAGCCGGGTCAGCTGAACTTGTTATTTAACAAGCGAGAGTTCTTCATCTGCATCGCGCAGGGAATCTACACGTCCGTGGTTCTCTTCTTCATTCCGTACGGCGTTCTCTCTCACGCCACACAGAGCAATGGAGTCCCGCTGGCAGACTATCAAACCTTTGCAGTAACTACAGCAACAGCCCTCGTCATCGTTGTCAGCGTCCAA ATTGCTCTGGACACGGGTTATTGGACGGCTATAAATCACTTCTTTATATGGGGCTCTTTGGGTACATACTTCACTATCCTTTTCGCTATGCACTCCAGCATTCTGTTCAATATCTTCCCCAAGCAGTTCCATTTCCTTG GAAGTGCTCATAACACACTCGGGCAGCCAGTGGTGTGGTTAACTATTGCTCTGGCTACCGTCATCTGCATTGCTCCAGTCCTTGCTTTCCGCTTTCTCAAACTGGACCTTAAACCTCAGCTCTCAGATACC GTGCGCTACACTCAGCTTGTGCTGCAGAAAAAGCAGAAGCCTTGTGGTCGTGTGGGTCGTGGAGTGGGCGGAGCTGGAGTAGCCAGTGGCAGTGCTCTTGGTCGCTTGGGGCGAGGTGGATCTCGACGCTCCGGTTATGCGTTTGCGCATCAGGAGGGCTTCGGCGAGCTGATCACATCAGGAAAAAATATGCGCATGAGCTCGCTGGCTCTTGCCTCATTCGCCTCTCGCCACAGTAGCAATTGGATCGATACCCTTCGCAGGAAAAAACACGCAAACAGCACTGGTATGCAGAACACCCCGCCCACTGGAGAAGACAGTGCCGCCTCCTCTCAAGCCCCTCCCCTTTCCACGTCTTCCTCACCAGCAGGCAAGGCAGGACAAGCATGTTATGAATACGTCCTCACTCACAGCCCTGATGATATCGCTCTCAGTGTAATTAGGAGTCCTGAAAGAGAGGTTGGGGAATATAGTACAGGAACTGTGCAG GAAGCACCGTTTGTGTGGAAGGGAACCGGAGCTCGAATCAATGGTGCCAGCAGTCCTGGACCACCTCCTATAGCAGAAGAAACTTCCAGCGGCGAGTGA